The segment CCAATGACACCGACGGAGCCACCGGTGCCTTCGGTCCGACCGGCGACACCGGTGTGACCAGCGCCACGGTCCCGACCGGCCCGACCGGCGACACCGGCGGTACTGACACCGCCCCGACCGGCCCCACCGACACGACGGACACACCGTGAATAAACAGGCACCTTCAATAGGGCAGCTCATCACGATCGCCGGCTTCGCGCTGTCGTGCTTCGGCCTGCTGCTCTTCGTCTGGGTGGCCTTCGGCGGACCGACGCCGCTGGCCGCCAGTGGTTATCACCTGAAGATGCCGATGACCCAGATCGGCCAGCTCGCCGAGCAGTCGGAGGTCTCGATCTCCGGCGTCGGTGTCGGGCACGTGACCAAGGTCGAGCTCGGCGAGGGTGAACAGGCGGGCGAGGCGATCGTCACCCTGGAACTCGACCCTGAATTCGCCCCGGTGCCCGCCGACACCCGCGCCATCCTCCGCGCCAAGTCACTGCTCGGCGAGGCCTACATCGAACTTACCCCGGGCGACAAGCGCGACGGCATGCTCGAGGACGGCGACGAGTTGCCGCCGGCGCAGGTGGCGAAGTCGGTCCAGCTCGACGAGATTTTCCGGACCTTCGATCCGGTGACCCGCGAGGCGTTCAAGCGGAGTGCCATCGACAACTCGATCGCGGTGTATCGCCGTGGCGCGACGATCAACCAGGCCCTTGGCGTGCTGCCGGGGACACTCGGCTCGGTGACCGACGTGCTGACCGTTCTCAATGAAGAGGACAAGGACCTTTCGAAACTGATCCGGAACACCGGCGTCGTCTTTGACGCACTGAGCAAGCGCCAGGGTCAGCTCAGCGGCCTGATCCGGAACTCGAACACGGTCTTCTCGACCACCGCGGAGCGCCGGGTGGACCTCCAGAACTTCTTCCGCATCTTCCCGACCTTCCTGCGGGAATCGCGCGCCACACAGCAGAGGCTCGGGGACTTCGCCGCATTCGCCACTCCGATCACCAACAAGATGGTGCCGGTCGCCGAGCAGCTCTCACCGACCTTCGAGGCCTCGGCAGCGTTGGCACCGGTGAGCAAGCGCCTCTACCAGGGACTCAAGCCGATCATCCGCAAGGCGCCGAAGGCGTTCCCGTCGCTGCGCTCCTTCCTCGATGACGACGCGCCGCGACTCCTGGCCCGTGTGCCCGACTACTTCGCCGAGTTCAACCCATTCCTCCAGACCGCCTCGTACTACCGCAAGGAACTGGCGGCTTTCCTGGCGAACGCGGCCGCGGCAACCAACGCCGGAATTTCAACCGGTGACTCACCCAATGACCGCTTCATCCATTACATCCGCGCCGGTGTCAACCTCAGTCCAAGCAGCGCCACGGCTTACCCGTCGCGCCTCACCTCGAGTCGTGCCAATCCGACCGTCGCATCAGGCGGCAACTCGAAGGTCGGCCGTCTCGAAGTCTTCGACGACGCCAACTGCGGTGCCGGCCTGAACGCGATCATCGCGCCCTGGTCGACTTTGACTCCGATCCAGCAGGCCCAGTACGCCAGCAACCTGCGATACCCCTACCTGCCGGAGCAGGTCGAGACGCAATACGACTCGGTCATCACCTACCCGTTCGCCGGGCAGAACCAGACGAACAACGTGCCGGCTCCCGGGTGCACGCAACAGGCTCCGTTCGAAGCGATCGGAGACACCTCGCAGCCCGATACTCAGTACCAGCACGTTTTTCGAGACCAATAGCGCAACTCCAGAGCCGTTTCCGGGTTCTATTCATATAGGCTCCCGCAGACCACTCAGGGATTTGCGGGGGACCCCCGCTTCATCCGGGGGGGATGCGGGAAACCGCAGTTTTACCAATCAAACAGGAGAGATCATGAAAAGACTTATCGCGATAGGCGCGAGCCTGGCTGTGGCAGCGACTGCGTCGCTGGCAATGGCGGGCGGCGCGAGCGCAACCGGAGAGGTCGCATCGTCGGCCCTCACCATGACCCCGCAGTCCGGCAGCCTTTTCACTGACGTGAAGAAGCCGGTCAATTGGCGCGTGGAAGTGAAGATCGAAGCTCCGTACCCGGCGAACCCCACGGTTCTGCCGATGAAGCGGGTCACCATCAAGTTTCCCCATGACATGAGCTTCAACCCTGATTCCGGCCAGACCGTCTGCCCGGACGACAAGGTCGGTCCCTCGCCGACCAACCTGAGTGTCCCGCCGGACACGGTCATCGCCCGTTGCCCGGATTCGGTGCTCGGTAACGGCACTGCCGGTCTCTACCTGGCACGGGCCAACAGCGCCAGCGGTCCGAACCTGAAGGATCCGGTTCTGATCGTATTCAACGGTGGCAAAAACGCGCAGGGCCAGGCCGTACTCAAGATCTACGGTTACTCCGAGGGCACAGGCGCCGGGATCTATATGGAAGGCGCGCTGGTCAACGGCGAGCTCGACATCAAGATTCCGGTTCTCACGTTGGACTCCGCCGTCGGTGATTTCAACCTGAACATCCCCGGCTCAAACGCGGCGCAGGCCAACCGCCACGGCAAGGTCAAGGACTACGTTCAGACCACCTGCTCCACTGGTGAATGGCTGACCAACGCCACGTTCAGCCTCGGTACCCGTGCTGATGACGGCAGTAATATCAGCCCGACCACTACCCTCGTGGCCCCCGAAAGCAAGACCGACTGCACCGGCAAGGCCGGAAGCAAGTTCGGATCGGTCAAGGTAAAGGGACCGGCCAGGGTCAAGAAGGGTAAGAAGGGCACCTACAAGGTGACCATCAAGAATGCCGGAGCAGCGACCATCAAAAACCTGAAGGTCACTGCCGGCGGCAAGGGCGTCAAGGGCAAGGCCGGCGGAGGCAGCCTCGCCAAGGGCAAGTCCAAGACAGTCAAGATCAAGGTCAAGTTCTCGAAGAAGGGCAAGATCAAGACGAAGTTCAAGGCGACGGGCTCAGGCGTAAAGGCCAAGACCGTCAGCAAGTCGGTCAAGGTCAAGTAAACCTGGACCGAAGTAGCTGATTCAAAGGGCGGCCCTCCGGGGTCGCCCTTTTTCTCGCATTCTCCGAAAAGCGGGATTCGCACTTGACAAGCGGGATGAATGGGTATTAGCTATACCGGTCGGGAGAATTTTCATGTTTGACCGGTAGGTCAGGCGTGTATAGGTGTTCGTTAAGCAGACACATGAGTTCATAAAGCAGATACATGACCAGATTCACTCTTGGAGGAGAGAAGATGAAAAAGTTCTTAGCAGTATCAGCAGGGATCGCCGTAGCGGCGTTCATGTCACTTTCAATGGC is part of the Thermoleophilia bacterium genome and harbors:
- a CDS encoding MCE family protein; this translates as MNKQAPSIGQLITIAGFALSCFGLLLFVWVAFGGPTPLAASGYHLKMPMTQIGQLAEQSEVSISGVGVGHVTKVELGEGEQAGEAIVTLELDPEFAPVPADTRAILRAKSLLGEAYIELTPGDKRDGMLEDGDELPPAQVAKSVQLDEIFRTFDPVTREAFKRSAIDNSIAVYRRGATINQALGVLPGTLGSVTDVLTVLNEEDKDLSKLIRNTGVVFDALSKRQGQLSGLIRNSNTVFSTTAERRVDLQNFFRIFPTFLRESRATQQRLGDFAAFATPITNKMVPVAEQLSPTFEASAALAPVSKRLYQGLKPIIRKAPKAFPSLRSFLDDDAPRLLARVPDYFAEFNPFLQTASYYRKELAAFLANAAAATNAGISTGDSPNDRFIHYIRAGVNLSPSSATAYPSRLTSSRANPTVASGGNSKVGRLEVFDDANCGAGLNAIIAPWSTLTPIQQAQYASNLRYPYLPEQVETQYDSVITYPFAGQNQTNNVPAPGCTQQAPFEAIGDTSQPDTQYQHVFRDQ